The following proteins are co-located in the Pedobacter frigiditerrae genome:
- a CDS encoding extracellular solute-binding protein has translation MHNPQQTFRIAVRKFAPFESVMQKFWDKYCLQSGCKLVLDMVVMDLHEIYESTLTNNGLANGDFDVAHINTDWIYEGFVNDAFEVLNDNIEKNPPVNFPDGWSKSLLSLQNFDGKIVGLPFHDGPECLIYRKDLFESHKEQADYLAKYGKNLRVPQTWEDFTQIAEFFNRPADNLYGSIFACYPDGHNTVFDYCLQLWTRGGSLVDKNGSININTKASIEGLSYYRNIVKDKTKVHPGSAEFDSVAAGLAFMNGEAAMMINWFGFAAMCEVDANSKVKGKIYVDVLPSAADQISASLNVYWLYTIGKGSKNKTIAYDFLRFVTNQENDKLLTLEGGIGCRISSWNDAEINKIIPYYHKLDVLHTVAKMLPQKKNWAQIATVIDEMVLAAINTNEPTEILVELAQQKINELEK, from the coding sequence GTGCATAATCCACAACAAACATTTAGAATTGCCGTACGCAAATTTGCTCCATTTGAATCTGTAATGCAGAAATTTTGGGATAAATATTGCCTGCAATCTGGCTGTAAATTAGTTTTGGACATGGTGGTGATGGATTTACACGAAATCTACGAAAGCACTTTAACTAATAATGGTTTAGCTAATGGAGATTTTGATGTAGCGCATATCAATACCGATTGGATTTATGAAGGTTTTGTAAACGATGCTTTTGAAGTTTTAAATGATAACATCGAAAAAAATCCGCCAGTAAATTTTCCTGATGGATGGAGCAAATCCTTATTAAGTCTGCAAAATTTCGATGGAAAAATAGTTGGATTACCTTTTCACGATGGTCCAGAATGTTTAATCTATAGAAAAGACCTTTTCGAAAGCCATAAAGAACAAGCGGATTATTTAGCCAAATACGGTAAAAATTTAAGAGTGCCACAAACGTGGGAAGACTTTACTCAAATTGCCGAGTTTTTTAATCGCCCTGCGGATAATTTATACGGAAGTATCTTTGCCTGTTACCCAGATGGACACAATACCGTATTCGATTATTGCCTCCAATTATGGACCAGAGGCGGAAGTCTAGTCGATAAAAATGGTTCGATTAACATCAATACAAAAGCATCAATCGAAGGTTTGAGCTATTATAGGAACATTGTAAAGGATAAAACAAAAGTTCATCCAGGCTCTGCTGAATTTGATTCTGTTGCTGCAGGTTTAGCATTTATGAATGGTGAGGCAGCAATGATGATTAACTGGTTTGGTTTTGCAGCAATGTGTGAAGTGGATGCAAATTCAAAAGTAAAAGGCAAAATTTATGTAGATGTTTTGCCATCTGCTGCCGACCAAATATCGGCTTCGCTAAATGTTTATTGGCTTTATACCATTGGGAAAGGAAGTAAGAACAAGACTATTGCTTATGATTTTCTCCGTTTTGTTACAAACCAGGAGAACGATAAACTTTTAACTTTAGAAGGGGGAATTGGTTGCAGAATCTCTAGTTGGAATGATGCTGAGATTAATAAAATTATTCCATATTATCATAAACTAGATGTTTTACATACAGTGGCTAAGATGTTGCCTCAGAAGAAAAATTGGGCACAAATTGCAACAGTAATTGATGAAATGGTGCTTGCTGCAATTAACACAAATGAACCAACAGAAATATTGGTTGAATTGGCGCAGCAGAAAATTAATGAATTAGAGAAATGA
- a CDS encoding CaiB/BaiF CoA-transferase family protein, with protein sequence MRPLEDYLVIDFSQFLSGPSASLRLADMGARVIKIERLGVGDICRTLYTSNLIMNGESSVFHAINRNKESFEVDLKSEEDCEMVRELLKKADVMIHNFRPGVMERLGFDYQSVSAINPNIIFGEISGFGKEESVWRNKPGQDLLLQSVTGLTSLTGNADSGPVAMGLSIIDMLTGAHLAQGLLACLYRKAITNEGGLVQVSMMESAFDFQFETITTFMNDGGALPERSVKNNANAYLGAPYGIYQTANGYLALAMGSIPVLGNLLGCGAMLNYTDIKEAFDKRDEIKAIIAEHLLTGTTEKWLSKLEPADIWCADVLNWEQLMAHDGFKVLDMIQEVEMLDGYKYETTRCPVRIDGELLTSSKGSPKLGQDNEKIIKEFNLKSIASA encoded by the coding sequence ATGAGGCCGCTTGAAGATTATTTAGTTATAGATTTTAGCCAGTTCCTTTCTGGTCCATCTGCAAGTTTGCGTTTGGCAGATATGGGTGCTCGCGTCATAAAAATTGAGCGTTTAGGTGTGGGAGATATTTGTCGCACTTTGTACACTTCTAATTTAATTATGAATGGCGAATCGTCAGTTTTTCACGCCATTAATAGAAATAAAGAGAGTTTTGAAGTCGATTTAAAAAGTGAAGAAGATTGCGAGATGGTTAGAGAATTGCTTAAAAAAGCAGATGTAATGATTCATAACTTCCGTCCAGGTGTTATGGAAAGATTGGGTTTTGACTACCAATCCGTTTCAGCAATTAACCCAAACATCATTTTTGGCGAAATTTCTGGTTTTGGCAAAGAAGAAAGTGTTTGGAGAAATAAACCTGGTCAGGATTTGCTTCTACAATCTGTTACAGGGTTAACTTCCCTAACAGGAAACGCTGATAGTGGCCCAGTGGCGATGGGTTTATCCATTATAGATATGTTAACTGGAGCTCATTTAGCGCAAGGACTTTTGGCTTGTTTATATCGCAAAGCCATTACAAATGAAGGTGGATTAGTGCAAGTTAGTATGATGGAATCAGCTTTCGATTTCCAATTTGAAACCATCACTACCTTTATGAATGATGGTGGTGCATTGCCAGAACGTTCAGTTAAAAACAATGCTAATGCTTATCTAGGCGCTCCTTATGGTATTTATCAAACAGCAAACGGTTATTTAGCCTTAGCTATGGGCTCAATTCCTGTATTAGGAAACTTATTAGGATGTGGGGCTATGCTAAACTATACAGATATCAAAGAAGCATTTGATAAACGAGATGAAATTAAGGCAATAATAGCCGAACATTTATTAACAGGAACAACCGAAAAATGGCTTTCTAAACTAGAACCTGCAGATATTTGGTGTGCCGATGTATTAAATTGGGAACAATTAATGGCTCACGATGGATTTAAGGTTTTAGATATGATACAAGAAGTAGAAATGCTTGATGGTTATAAATATGAAACTACGCGTTGTCCTGTTCGTATTGATGGAGAATTATTAACTTCATCGAAAGGTTCACCTAAGTTGGGGCAGGATAATGAAAAAATCATTAAAGAGTTTAATTTAAAATCTATCGCTAGTGCATAA
- a CDS encoding ABC transporter substrate-binding protein, translating into MMSKNIILKGITWNHSRGLLPMVATAQRFSELNPDVQITWEKRSLQQFADFSIQELAERFDLLVIDHPWAGFASKTKSIIPLDEYLPADYLKDQEINSVGASYESYNFNNHQWALPIDAATPVAASRPDILAEKGLSLPKSFDDLLILADKGLVAFAAIPIDVLMNFYTLCCSLGEDPCQSDDVVISTEIGVKALKMYLQLALKIDVRNFNRNPIQVYEAMTQSDEIAYCPFAYGYSNYSRNGYARKPLHFHDMISLDGKTNLRSTLGGTGLAISSKCENIAIAVEYAKFVGSPACQSSLYFESGGQPGHLAAWKNKEVNRQSQNYYLNTLPALERAFLRPRYHGSMFFQDHAGDVVRNYLMQGGDEYQVLADLNKLYQESKTLTLA; encoded by the coding sequence ATGATGAGTAAGAATATAATTTTAAAAGGAATTACTTGGAACCATAGTCGTGGGTTATTGCCGATGGTGGCAACGGCGCAGCGATTTTCTGAGCTAAATCCTGATGTGCAAATCACATGGGAAAAGAGAAGTTTACAGCAATTTGCAGATTTTTCTATTCAAGAATTGGCAGAGCGATTTGATTTGTTGGTTATCGACCATCCTTGGGCAGGTTTTGCTTCAAAAACCAAGTCAATTATTCCTCTAGATGAGTATTTGCCAGCAGATTATTTAAAAGACCAAGAAATAAACTCTGTTGGTGCGTCTTATGAAAGTTATAATTTTAATAATCATCAATGGGCATTACCGATAGATGCAGCAACTCCTGTTGCGGCTAGCAGACCAGATATTTTAGCTGAAAAAGGATTGTCCTTACCAAAATCTTTTGATGATTTATTGATATTGGCAGATAAAGGTTTGGTTGCTTTTGCAGCTATCCCGATAGACGTTTTAATGAATTTTTACACTTTATGTTGCTCTTTAGGTGAAGACCCTTGTCAAAGTGATGATGTGGTGATTTCTACGGAAATTGGCGTTAAGGCTTTAAAAATGTACCTCCAATTGGCATTAAAAATTGACGTGAGAAACTTCAATAGAAATCCAATTCAAGTTTATGAAGCCATGACACAAAGTGATGAAATTGCTTATTGTCCATTTGCTTATGGTTATTCAAATTATTCAAGAAATGGATATGCTCGCAAACCTTTACATTTCCACGATATGATTTCTTTAGATGGTAAAACTAATTTGAGAAGTACATTAGGCGGAACAGGATTGGCAATTTCGTCTAAATGCGAAAACATAGCAATCGCAGTTGAATATGCAAAATTTGTTGGTTCACCTGCTTGCCAATCAAGTTTATATTTCGAAAGTGGCGGTCAGCCTGGTCATTTAGCTGCTTGGAAAAATAAGGAAGTAAATAGACAAAGCCAGAATTATTATTTGAATACTTTACCAGCTTTAGAAAGAGCATTTCTTCGCCCACGTTACCATGGTTCTATGTTTTTTCAAGACCACGCTGGTGATGTTGTAAGAAATTATTTGATGCAAGGCGGAGATGAATATCAAGTTTTAGCAGATTTAAATAAACTATATCAAGAATCTAAAACCTTAACATTAGCATGA
- a CDS encoding Gfo/Idh/MocA family oxidoreductase yields MSIDIKYKPELPTTEQPIIIIGAGGIVTDAHLPAYQIAGFKVHGIVNRTKARAEKVAAQFNIPNVYNSVAEAVKLAPANVVYDLTIMPEQYLETLKQLPDGSAILIQKPMGDDFNQAKEILALCREKDFKAAINFQLRYAPFVSAAKYLIDAGLIGELYDMEVRVTIKTPWEIFPHVIVHPRLEIQYHSIHYVDLIRSFLGNPDSVLAKTLKHPAKNLSSSRSTILFDYGDILHAVINTNHDHDFGAKHQESYIKWEGTKGAIVAKIGLLMDYPHGVPDVFEYCIVEEGKSPEWQTVKLEGSWFPEAFIGTMSNLMRYNEGSDKVLNTSVEDVINTMAVVESAYISSDNGGVKVSEQLK; encoded by the coding sequence ATGAGTATCGATATCAAATATAAACCTGAACTTCCAACAACTGAGCAACCCATCATCATAATTGGTGCAGGAGGAATTGTAACTGATGCGCATTTGCCAGCTTACCAAATAGCAGGTTTTAAAGTTCATGGCATTGTAAATAGAACCAAAGCAAGGGCAGAAAAGGTAGCGGCTCAGTTTAATATCCCAAATGTTTATAATTCTGTTGCCGAAGCTGTAAAATTAGCTCCTGCAAATGTGGTTTACGATTTAACCATCATGCCAGAGCAATATTTGGAGACTTTAAAGCAGTTGCCAGATGGGAGTGCTATTTTAATTCAGAAGCCAATGGGCGATGATTTTAATCAGGCAAAAGAGATTTTAGCGTTATGTAGGGAAAAGGATTTTAAAGCGGCAATTAATTTTCAATTACGCTATGCGCCATTTGTAAGTGCAGCAAAATATTTAATAGATGCTGGTTTAATTGGAGAGTTATATGATATGGAAGTTCGTGTAACGATTAAAACGCCTTGGGAAATTTTTCCTCACGTAATTGTGCATCCTCGATTAGAAATTCAATACCACAGTATCCATTATGTGGATTTAATTCGCTCATTTTTAGGTAATCCTGATAGTGTATTGGCTAAAACATTGAAACATCCTGCTAAGAATTTATCATCATCTCGTAGTACGATTTTATTTGATTATGGAGATATTTTACACGCGGTAATAAACACTAACCACGACCACGATTTTGGTGCTAAACATCAAGAAAGTTATATCAAATGGGAGGGAACAAAAGGCGCAATTGTGGCTAAAATAGGTTTGCTGATGGATTATCCTCACGGAGTGCCTGATGTTTTTGAATATTGTATTGTAGAAGAAGGTAAATCGCCCGAATGGCAAACGGTTAAATTAGAGGGATCTTGGTTTCCAGAAGCATTTATTGGTACGATGTCTAACTTAATGAGGTATAATGAAGGCTCAGATAAAGTATTAAATACTAGTGTAGAAGATGTAATTAATACAATGGCGGTTGTAGAAAGTGCTTATATTTCAAGCGATAATGGTGGGGTAAAAGTGAGTGAACAATTAAAATAA
- a CDS encoding CaiB/BaiF CoA-transferase family protein, whose amino-acid sequence MRRPLEGVLVLEFCQFLAGPSAGLRLADLGARVIKIERPKTGDACRQLSIKNLFVDDDSLLFHTINRNKESYAADLKNAEDLVRLKKLISKADIMIHNFRPGVMEKIGLDYAAVQQINTKIIYGLVTGYGNEGPWANKPGQDLLVQSVSGLTYLSGSDIDGPVPFGLSVSDIMCGNHLAQGLMAALIKRAKSNKSVLVEVSLLESILDVQFEVITTYLNDGGKLPERSAVKGSAHAYLSAPYGMYKTKNGHIALAMGDLKLICSIIDCDISDLYTDANSAFENRDQLILRLGKTFAAQNNEHWLGLLESNGIWCAAVLNYKEATNLDVYKSLKIQQTLDLGEGRKIKTTASPIRLDGNKLHAAKAAPILGQHNVGINEEFELN is encoded by the coding sequence ATGAGAAGACCGTTAGAAGGAGTTTTGGTTTTAGAATTTTGTCAATTTTTGGCTGGCCCATCTGCTGGTTTAAGATTGGCAGATTTAGGTGCAAGAGTAATCAAGATTGAAAGGCCGAAAACAGGAGATGCCTGCAGACAATTATCCATCAAAAACCTTTTTGTAGATGATGATAGCCTGCTTTTTCATACCATAAACAGAAATAAAGAAAGCTATGCAGCCGATTTAAAAAATGCCGAAGATTTAGTGCGATTGAAAAAATTAATCAGCAAGGCAGATATCATGATTCACAATTTCAGACCAGGAGTAATGGAGAAAATTGGTTTAGATTATGCTGCAGTGCAACAAATTAACACTAAAATTATTTATGGTCTAGTTACTGGTTATGGCAACGAAGGCCCTTGGGCAAATAAACCTGGACAAGATTTGTTAGTGCAATCAGTTTCTGGCTTAACTTATTTGTCTGGCAGTGATATAGACGGACCAGTTCCATTTGGTTTATCAGTTTCTGATATCATGTGCGGCAACCATTTGGCGCAAGGTTTAATGGCAGCATTAATTAAAAGGGCAAAATCAAATAAAAGTGTTTTGGTTGAAGTTAGCTTGCTAGAATCAATTTTAGATGTTCAATTTGAAGTCATAACCACCTATTTAAATGATGGTGGAAAATTACCAGAACGTAGCGCTGTAAAAGGAAGTGCACACGCTTATTTAAGTGCACCTTATGGAATGTACAAAACAAAAAATGGACATATTGCATTAGCCATGGGCGATTTAAAATTGATTTGCTCAATAATTGATTGTGATATTTCTGATTTATATACAGATGCAAATTCAGCATTTGAAAACCGCGACCAACTGATTTTAAGATTAGGGAAAACGTTTGCCGCTCAGAATAATGAACATTGGCTTGGCTTATTAGAAAGTAATGGGATTTGGTGTGCAGCAGTTTTAAATTATAAAGAAGCTACGAATTTAGATGTTTACAAAAGCTTAAAAATTCAACAAACGTTGGATTTAGGTGAAGGTAGAAAAATAAAAACAACAGCAAGCCCAATTAGATTGGATGGAAATAAATTGCATGCGGCTAAAGCAGCACCGATTTTAGGGCAACACAACGTGGGAATTAATGAAGAGTTTGAATTAAATTAA